AAGTGGGGTCGTGCTAATGGCCTTGTCATGATGCTGCCTCACGGTTACGAAGGTCAAGGTCCAGAGCATTCATCCGCACGTTTAGAGCGCTTCATGCAATTATGCGCCGATACAAATATGCAGGTGATTCAACCGACTACTGCATCACAGATCTTCCACGTATTGCGCCGTCAAATGATTCGTCAGTTCCGCAAGCCGCTGATCTTGATGACGCCAAAATCATTACTTCGTAATAAAGAGGCTGCCTCTCCTTTGTCAGAATTTACAAAGGGTGGATTTCAGACCATTATTGGCGAGCGCGATGACGCGATCGATGCTAAACAGGTCACGCGTTTGATTATGTGTTCGGGTAAGGTCTATTACGATTTGGTGAAGCAGCGCACCGAGAATAAGATTGCTGATGTCGCCATCATTCGTCTAGAGCAGCTCTATCCGTTTCCACATAAAGCATTGACCGCTGAACTCAAGAAATATCCAAAACTAGAAGAGGTGATTTGGTGTCAGGATGAACCACAAAACCAAGGTGCTTGGTTCTTTGTCCAACACAACATTTTGGAAAACATGTCTGATGGTATGAAGTTGGCTTATGCAGGTCGTCCCGCATCTGCTTCGCCTGCTTGCGGTTATGCACATCTCCATCAAGAACAGCAGAAGTCTTTACTGAATGCGGCATTTGCCAAACTAAAAGGTTACGTGATTACGAAATAACCGTCGTCACAACTCAACATACATATAACTAGGATTAATCATGGCTATTTTTGAAGTTAAAGTTCCACAACTCTCTGAATCAGTTGCTGAAGCAACTTTGTTGCAATGGAAAAAGAAAGTCGGCGATGCCGTTGGTCAAGACGAGATCTTGATTGAAATCGAAACTGATAAGGTTGTTCTTGAGGTACCAGCCCCGTCTGCTGGTGTTTTAACTGAAATCGTGGTTGCCGATGGTGGCACTGTTGTTGCAGAGCAGTTGATTGCTAAGATTGACAGCACTGCAGTAGCTACTGCGGCTCCTGCGGCTGCCGCACCTGCCCCAGTCGCCGCTCCAGCACCTGCAAAAGCAGCAGCTCCTGCTGCCAAAGCCGGCGCAGCTGCTGCTCCTTCGGCCGCGAAGATTCTTGCTGAAAACAATATCAACGCTGGCCAAGTTGCTGGCTCTGGTCGTGATGGCCGCATCACTAAGGGGGATGCATTAAGTGCTGCTGCTGGTGGTGCAAAATCTGCCGCTATTCCAAGTGCACCAATGCCGATGGGCGCTCGCCCAGAAGAGCGCGTTCCAATGAGCCGCTTGCGTGCCCGTATTGCAGAGCGCTTACTTGAGTCACAAGCAAATAATGCAATTTTGACCACGTTCAATGAAGTCAATATGGCTCCAGTGATTGCAATGCGTAACAAGTACAAAGATCAATTTGAAAAAGTTCATGGTGTGAAGTTGGGCTTTATGTCCTTTTTCGT
Above is a genomic segment from Polynucleobacter sp. MG-5-Ahmo-C2 containing:
- the odhB gene encoding 2-oxoglutarate dehydrogenase complex dihydrolipoyllysine-residue succinyltransferase, giving the protein MAIFEVKVPQLSESVAEATLLQWKKKVGDAVGQDEILIEIETDKVVLEVPAPSAGVLTEIVVADGGTVVAEQLIAKIDSTAVATAAPAAAAPAPVAAPAPAKAAAPAAKAGAAAAPSAAKILAENNINAGQVAGSGRDGRITKGDALSAAAGGAKSAAIPSAPMPMGARPEERVPMSRLRARIAERLLESQANNAILTTFNEVNMAPVIAMRNKYKDQFEKVHGVKLGFMSFFVKAATHALKKFPLLNASVDGNDIVYHGYFDIGIAVSSPRGLVVPILRDVDQMNLADIEKKIAEFGVKAREGKLSIEELTGGTFSISNGGVFGSMLSTPIINPPQSAILGIHATKDRAVVENGQVVVRPINYLALSYDHRIIDGREAVLGLVAMKDALEDPSRLLLDL